Within Cellulophaga sp. L1A9, the genomic segment GAAAGTTTTATGAACCAATTGGTGCCCGATGGTATTCTGGTGCAATTAGATATTTATTCAGCAGGTGGAGCATTTGTTGAAACAAGAAAAACGACGACTAAAAAAGGAGTGAGTACTATTTTTATCAATCCAGAGTATTTACCCAATGGCACTTATAAATTAGTGGTAAAAGCAGCAGGGATAACTAAGGAGTTTACAAAAGAACTAAATGGCATTTAAATTAAATAAAACAATTTATAGAATCATCATCATCGTAACATTTGTGGGTGTAAATGCATTTATACTTTCAGGTATTGGTTCTGCATGGGTGTTTTTAAATACGGGTGCAGACCGTACCTCTATGTTGCATTTAGAGGTGCCTATGGATGAGGTGTATAGGCCTAGTATAGAATGGACAGATTTGGAGAATCCAGGCAGACCTATAGAAGAACAGACCTTAGGTGAGATTACCAGTGATTATTTTAATGCTTGGCACGTACGGAACATCGCCTTTAAAAAGAATGATTATTACGGAATTGAAGATTTTTATACAGATAGTGCACGCGTGCGTTTGTATGATAATATAGACCTTAATTTAAAAAATAATAATTGGTATAAACGCACAACCCTTAGTCATAAAGGAGCTATAGATTTTTATAGTACCGATGGAACCATGGTGGTCTTTAAGGATTATAATGTTGAGGAATATCAAGAAACATATGTGGGAGAGGAATTAATATTGGCAGAAAAAGATACGACCAGTTACCATGTGATGATGCTTTTAGAAGATGGCTTTTGGCGTATAAGACATTTACAGGAAATTGAAAATAATATTGATACCACAAAAATAGCGGATCGTGACATTGCTGCTAAAATTGAAAAAATAAATGAATTAAAAGGGATCAACTATTACCCTAAAGATTCGCCTTGGGATACTTTTGGAAAGCGATTTAATGACACTATAATAGCTCAGGATTTTACAATTATAAAAAAAATGGGGCTAAATTCTATTCGTATTTTTGTACAGTACGAAGATTTTGGCAAGAGTATGGTAGATTATAAAAAGATAGCCGCTCTTAAGAAAGTTTTAGATATAGCAGAGCAGCAGCACTTAGATGTTCTTATCACGTTATTTGATTTTTATGGAGATTATGATGTTTCTAATTGGACATTAACACACCGTCATGCAGAAGCAATTGTAAATGCCGTAAAAGACCATCCTGCATTATTAGGTTGGGATTTAAAGAATGAGCCAGATTTAGATTTTGAATCTCGTGGGCGTTTACGGGTATTAGGTTGGCTAGAACAAATGATAGCAAACATTAAAAAGTGGGATAGAAACCACCCCGTAACCATAGGCTGGTCTTCTCCAGAAGCTGCGGTGGAATTAGCAGATCAAGTAGATTTTGTTTCCTATCATTATTATAAAGAAGCTAGTAAATTTAAAGTTGCGCATCATAAATTAGCCAAGGCTGTTCCTTCAAAGCCTAAACTATTACAAGAATATGGAGTTTCCTCTTATAAAGGATTGTGGAATTT encodes:
- a CDS encoding glycoside hydrolase family 2 TIM barrel-domain containing protein, whose product is MAFKLNKTIYRIIIIVTFVGVNAFILSGIGSAWVFLNTGADRTSMLHLEVPMDEVYRPSIEWTDLENPGRPIEEQTLGEITSDYFNAWHVRNIAFKKNDYYGIEDFYTDSARVRLYDNIDLNLKNNNWYKRTTLSHKGAIDFYSTDGTMVVFKDYNVEEYQETYVGEELILAEKDTTSYHVMMLLEDGFWRIRHLQEIENNIDTTKIADRDIAAKIEKINELKGINYYPKDSPWDTFGKRFNDTIIAQDFTIIKKMGLNSIRIFVQYEDFGKSMVDYKKIAALKKVLDIAEQQHLDVLITLFDFYGDYDVSNWTLTHRHAEAIVNAVKDHPALLGWDLKNEPDLDFESRGRLRVLGWLEQMIANIKKWDRNHPVTIGWSSPEAAVELADQVDFVSYHYYKEASKFKVAHHKLAKAVPSKPKLLQEYGVSSYKGLWNLYSGANEEGQLHYYEEMQAILYQEKIPFMFWTLYDFEKVPSAVAGSLPWKSKKQHFFGCLDSLGNPKPSFKVLSNLK